In Citrus sinensis cultivar Valencia sweet orange chromosome 2, DVS_A1.0, whole genome shotgun sequence, a single genomic region encodes these proteins:
- the LOC102630920 gene encoding uncharacterized protein LOC102630920 yields the protein MEQSNQNARFNIKLWGWSLLSLVPWAINAGEKIQRPTTINKELKRYARPRVLQKREAGNPVRFRPYVSKVPWHKGPRAFLSQLFPRYGHYCGPNWSSGKNSGSNLWDRRPMDWLDYCCYCHDIGYDTHDQTELLKADLAFVECLERPHMDTRGDARVAHLYKTMCITGLKNILIPYRKHLVRLQTGNPIVDFGWLISTIWRTNLQKT from the exons ATGGAACAATCTAATCAAAATGCTCGTTTCAATATCAAGCTGTGGGGGTGGTCCCTTCTTTCGCTCGTGCCTTGGGCCATTAACGCCGGAGAGAAGATTCAGAGACCTACAACTATAAACAAAGAGTTGAAGAGGTATGCGCGCCCTCGTGTGTTACAGAAAAGAGAAGCGGGTAACCCTGTGCGATTTAGACCATATGTGTCAAAGGTTCCATGGCATAAAGGCCCAAGAGCATTCCTTTCTCAACTGTTTCCTCGATACGGGCACTACTGTGGGCCCAACTGGTCCAGTGGCAAAAACAGCGGGTCTAACCTTTGGGACAGGAGGCCAATGGATTGGTTGGATTATTGCTGTTATTGCCACGATATTGGTTACGACACTCATGATCAGACTGAGCTTTTGAAAGCCGACTTAGCTTTCGTTGAGTGCTTAGAGAGGCCGCACATGGATACAAGAGGAGATGCTCGTGTTGCTCATCTTTATAAGACAATGTGCATCACAG GTCTCAAGAATATATTAATACCATACAGAAAACATCTTGTGAGACTGCAGACCGGGAATCCTATAGTTGATTTTGGATGGCTTATCAGTACGATATGGAGGACAAATCTGCAGAAAACATGA